The following coding sequences are from one Tissierella sp. window:
- a CDS encoding metalloregulator ArsR/SmtB family transcription factor, producing the protein MEERNNIDSCSCTVIHEDVVNRVKAHMPQEETLYDLAELFKALGDSTRVRILCALFQAEMCVCDIAALLHMTQSAISHQLRVLKQARLVKYRKDGKVVYYSLEDEHVKSIFDQGLIHINEKN; encoded by the coding sequence ATGGAAGAAAGAAACAATATTGATAGTTGCAGCTGTACTGTAATACACGAGGATGTTGTCAATAGGGTAAAAGCACACATGCCTCAAGAGGAAACACTTTATGATTTAGCTGAATTATTTAAAGCACTTGGCGATAGTACAAGGGTTAGGATACTATGTGCCTTATTCCAAGCTGAAATGTGTGTTTGTGATATTGCTGCACTTTTACATATGACCCAATCTGCAATTTCACACCAATTGAGAGTTTTAAAACAAGCGAGACTAGTTAAGTACAGAAAAGATGGTAAAGTAGTTTATTATTCTTTAGAAGATGAACATGTTAAGAGCATATTTGATCAAGGTCTAATTCATATTAATGAGAAGAATTAA
- a CDS encoding heavy metal translocating P-type ATPase, translating to MEKAIIKKEFILEGLDCAHCASKIEEKIGQIEGIGLANVNFVTKTLTLEIEEIDRTQELIQAASEMVQKIESHVKIREKQTGKILKKEVLLEGLCCGNCAAKIERESNNIDGVKSAVVDFVSTKLIMEIDNPSKENAIIDDIKEIVKRIEPDVNVIVLESKKSKEHTHAHDHDHDHGDSSKEEIIKFAVSAAIFVAATAMKLPNAVTLMLYLISYGIAGGKVVLRALNNIRRGQVFDENFLMSIATIGAFFIGEYAEGVAVMLFYQVGEIFQGIAVNRSRKSITALMDIRPDFANLKIGDELRRVDPEEVSIGDIIVVKPGEKVPLDGKVIEGNSMVDTSALTGESVPREVVIGDSILGGVINKNGLLTIEVEKEFGDSTVAKILDLVQNASSKKAPTENFITKFARYYTPFVVFSAASLAIIPPLLIEGATFSQWLYRALSFLVVSCPCALVVSIPLGFFGGIGGASKNGILVKGGNYLEALNNVEVVVFDKTGTLTKGVFKVTDIKPQNNISKDELIALAAHAESYSNHPIATSILGAYGKEIDKETIKDYEEIPGHGIRVIVEGKEVLAGNNRLMSKENILYEEFESIGTVVHVAVDKEYIGYIVISDEVKEDSAKAIKALKAMGVKKTVMLTGDNKIVAMKVAKELGLDEVHAELLPDQKVEKLELLDKEKSSRGKLVFVGDGINDAPVLARADIGIAMGGVGSDAAIEAADVVIMNDEPSKIATAIKIAKRTRTIVVQNIVFALGIKAILLVLIALGLGTMWEAVFGDVGVAVLAILNSMRAIKTTK from the coding sequence ATGGAAAAAGCAATAATTAAAAAGGAATTTATCCTTGAAGGATTAGATTGTGCACATTGTGCATCTAAGATTGAAGAAAAAATTGGTCAAATTGAGGGAATTGGTTTAGCTAATGTGAATTTTGTAACCAAGACTCTAACCTTAGAAATAGAAGAAATAGACAGGACACAAGAACTAATTCAGGCAGCAAGTGAGATGGTACAAAAAATTGAATCTCATGTGAAGATAAGAGAAAAACAAACAGGAAAAATACTAAAAAAAGAAGTACTACTGGAAGGCTTATGTTGTGGTAACTGTGCTGCAAAGATAGAAAGGGAATCAAACAATATAGATGGTGTCAAGTCTGCTGTAGTGGATTTTGTATCGACAAAGCTTATCATGGAGATAGATAATCCATCCAAAGAAAATGCTATTATTGATGATATTAAGGAAATAGTTAAAAGAATAGAGCCTGATGTTAATGTAATTGTTCTTGAAAGCAAGAAATCAAAGGAGCATACTCACGCTCATGACCATGACCATGATCATGGTGATTCTAGTAAAGAAGAAATAATTAAATTTGCAGTCAGTGCTGCAATTTTTGTAGCAGCAACTGCAATGAAGCTTCCAAATGCTGTAACCCTAATGTTATATCTCATAAGTTATGGAATTGCAGGTGGAAAAGTAGTCCTAAGAGCACTTAATAATATTCGTAGAGGGCAAGTATTTGATGAAAACTTTCTTATGAGCATAGCGACTATTGGTGCCTTTTTTATTGGTGAGTATGCTGAGGGTGTTGCAGTTATGCTTTTTTATCAGGTTGGAGAGATATTCCAAGGTATAGCTGTTAATCGCTCAAGAAAATCTATCACAGCCCTTATGGATATAAGACCTGATTTTGCTAATCTTAAAATAGGGGATGAGCTTAGAAGAGTTGATCCTGAAGAAGTTAGCATTGGTGATATAATAGTAGTAAAACCAGGTGAAAAGGTGCCCCTTGATGGTAAGGTTATTGAAGGAAACTCCATGGTAGATACATCTGCCTTAACTGGAGAATCAGTTCCTAGAGAAGTAGTTATAGGTGATAGCATTTTAGGTGGAGTTATCAACAAGAATGGTCTCTTAACAATTGAGGTAGAAAAGGAATTTGGAGATTCAACTGTTGCAAAGATACTAGATTTAGTCCAAAATGCAAGTAGCAAGAAAGCCCCTACAGAGAACTTTATAACAAAATTTGCTAGATATTATACACCATTTGTTGTTTTCTCAGCAGCTTCCTTAGCTATAATACCACCACTTCTTATAGAAGGTGCAACATTCTCTCAGTGGCTTTATAGGGCTTTATCTTTCTTAGTAGTGTCTTGTCCATGTGCTTTAGTTGTATCAATTCCTCTTGGCTTCTTTGGGGGAATAGGTGGAGCTTCGAAGAATGGAATTCTTGTAAAAGGTGGAAACTACCTTGAAGCCTTGAATAATGTTGAAGTTGTTGTTTTTGATAAAACAGGAACACTGACAAAGGGTGTATTTAAAGTAACTGACATAAAGCCACAAAATAATATTTCTAAAGATGAACTTATAGCCTTAGCAGCTCATGCAGAAAGCTACTCTAATCATCCAATAGCTACTTCTATTTTAGGAGCTTATGGTAAAGAAATAGATAAGGAAACAATAAAAGACTATGAAGAAATACCAGGCCATGGCATTAGAGTAATAGTTGAAGGCAAAGAAGTTTTAGCTGGAAACAATAGATTAATGAGTAAGGAAAATATACTATATGAAGAGTTTGAATCTATAGGTACAGTAGTTCATGTTGCTGTAGATAAGGAATATATAGGATATATAGTAATATCTGATGAAGTTAAAGAGGACTCAGCTAAGGCAATAAAAGCTTTAAAGGCAATGGGTGTTAAAAAGACTGTTATGCTAACTGGGGATAATAAAATAGTAGCTATGAAAGTTGCCAAGGAGCTGGGACTTGATGAAGTTCACGCAGAACTATTACCTGACCAAAAGGTTGAAAAGCTAGAACTTTTAGATAAAGAAAAATCATCTAGAGGTAAGCTGGTATTTGTAGGGGATGGTATAAATGATGCACCTGTATTAGCTAGGGCAGATATAGGTATAGCAATGGGTGGAGTTGGTTCGGATGCTGCCATAGAAGCAGCTGATGTAGTTATTATGAATGATGAACCTTCAAAAATTGCTACAGCCATTAAAATAGCAAAGAGAACAAGAACAATAGTAGTGCAAAATATAGTTTTTGCTTTAGGTATCAAAGCAATTTTACTAGTACTTATAGCTCTAGGCTTAGGTACTATGTGGGAAGCAGTCTTTGGAGATGTTGGGGTAGCAGTACTTGCTATTTTAAATTCAATGCGTGCAATAAAAACAACTAAATAA
- a CDS encoding deoxyribonuclease IV: MLKIGCHLSTSRGYEAMGKNALEIGANVFQFFTRNPRGSKAKDIDPEDIKKLLNLMDENNFGKLLAHAPYTLNPCSNKLETREFAKLIMEDDLKRMEYLPHNYYNFHPGSHVGQGVEIGIGYIIDMLNGILKPEQRTIVLLETMSGKGTEIGSRFEELKRIIDGIILSEKVGVCMDTCHIYDAGYDIVNDLDGVLKEFDKIIGLDKLYAIHLNDTKNPFSSHKDRHEKIGEGNIGLEPMSRIINHPRLKSLPFYLETPNELDGHAKEIKLLRELVE; encoded by the coding sequence ATGCTTAAAATCGGTTGTCATTTGTCTACATCTAGAGGTTACGAAGCTATGGGTAAAAATGCCTTGGAGATAGGAGCTAATGTATTCCAGTTCTTTACAAGAAATCCTAGAGGAAGCAAGGCTAAGGATATAGATCCTGAGGATATAAAAAAATTATTAAATTTAATGGATGAAAATAATTTTGGCAAGCTACTAGCACACGCCCCCTATACCTTAAATCCTTGTTCAAACAAACTTGAAACAAGAGAATTTGCAAAGCTAATAATGGAGGATGATCTAAAAAGAATGGAATATCTTCCGCATAATTACTATAACTTTCATCCTGGTAGTCATGTAGGACAGGGTGTGGAGATTGGAATTGGATATATAATTGATATGTTAAATGGTATATTAAAGCCTGAGCAAAGGACCATAGTTCTACTAGAGACCATGTCAGGTAAAGGAACAGAAATAGGAAGTAGATTTGAAGAGTTGAAAAGAATTATTGATGGTATTATTCTCTCTGAAAAAGTGGGGGTTTGTATGGATACATGTCATATCTACGATGCTGGTTATGATATTGTCAATGATTTAGATGGGGTATTGAAGGAATTTGATAAAATCATTGGTCTTGATAAGCTTTATGCAATACACTTAAATGATACAAAGAATCCTTTTTCTAGTCACAAGGATAGACATGAAAAAATAGGTGAGGGAAACATTGGATTGGAGCCTATGTCTCGGATTATTAATCATCCGAGATTAAAATCTTTACCATTCTATCTAGAGACACCCAATGAGCTAGATGGTCATGCGAAGGAAATAAAATTGCTAAGGGAATTGGTTGAATGA
- a CDS encoding glycosyltransferase family 4 protein → MKILHVLAQLPSRTGSGVYFSNLVENFKKYNYEQKVVFGTEDDFKWDLLDEKDIYPVEFKTEELPFPIVGMSDIMPYDNTLYSEMTDEMFDKWINAFKKRLISIKEKYSPDIIFTHHLWILSSIVAEIFTDSKIIGICHNTDMRQAQMNPAIYNKYAKNLGKLDLIFALSENQIDEIANIYQDIERDNIISVGGGFNQNIFFFPEKKEYNDKIRLVYSAKIDPSKGIYELLKVYKELNLDDVSLDIIGVPDERNKKELEKYIKDDKGIKVYNVKDQIALGEELRKKDIFLMPSFYEGLGLMAIESLASGLYVVTTEIEALMTLLGKDIEESGIIKYVPLPRIYDVDKPVEEDLPKFRENLKEAILTQIEKVRNRKSCLIDEKDKIKQFSWESLVDKINEIIKQ, encoded by the coding sequence ATGAAAATATTACATGTATTAGCTCAATTACCTTCTAGAACTGGATCTGGAGTTTATTTTTCTAATTTAGTAGAAAACTTTAAGAAATATAATTATGAACAGAAAGTTGTTTTTGGCACAGAAGATGATTTCAAATGGGATCTTTTAGATGAAAAGGACATATATCCTGTAGAGTTTAAAACAGAAGAACTACCTTTTCCCATAGTAGGCATGAGTGATATTATGCCTTATGATAATACTCTTTATTCTGAGATGACCGATGAGATGTTTGATAAATGGATAAATGCTTTTAAGAAAAGACTTATATCTATTAAGGAAAAATATAGTCCAGACATAATCTTTACTCATCATCTTTGGATATTATCCTCAATAGTAGCGGAGATTTTTACTGATTCAAAAATAATAGGAATATGCCATAATACGGATATGAGACAAGCTCAAATGAATCCAGCAATTTACAATAAATATGCTAAAAATTTGGGAAAATTAGATTTAATCTTTGCTTTATCAGAGAATCAAATAGATGAAATAGCAAACATATATCAAGACATAGAAAGAGATAATATAATCTCTGTAGGTGGAGGCTTTAACCAAAATATTTTCTTTTTTCCTGAAAAAAAGGAATATAATGATAAAATAAGATTAGTTTATTCAGCTAAAATAGATCCATCCAAAGGGATATATGAATTATTAAAAGTATACAAAGAATTAAACTTAGATGATGTAAGCTTAGATATAATAGGTGTTCCAGATGAGAGAAACAAGAAAGAATTAGAAAAGTATATTAAGGATGATAAAGGTATCAAAGTATATAATGTAAAAGATCAAATAGCCTTAGGTGAAGAACTTAGAAAGAAAGATATATTTCTAATGCCTTCTTTTTATGAAGGATTAGGACTTATGGCTATAGAATCTTTAGCATCTGGTTTATATGTAGTCACTACAGAGATAGAAGCATTAATGACCCTTTTGGGTAAGGATATAGAGGAATCTGGAATAATAAAATATGTTCCACTACCTAGAATATATGATGTAGACAAACCTGTGGAAGAAGATTTACCGAAATTTAGAGAGAATCTTAAAGAAGCTATACTTACTCAAATAGAAAAAGTTAGAAATAGAAAAAGTTGTTTAATTGATGAAAAAGATAAGATAAAACAATTTTCCTGGGAATCCTTAGTGGATAAAATAAATGAAATAATAAAGCAGTAA